The Salvia hispanica cultivar TCC Black 2014 unplaced genomic scaffold, UniMelb_Shisp_WGS_1.0 HiC_scaffold_42, whole genome shotgun sequence genome includes a region encoding these proteins:
- the LOC125199181 gene encoding BTB/POZ and TAZ domain-containing protein 1-like — MELHSTPPVHGGATEMPEPDVHVVTTTGLLISAHSKFLAAASPALESMINRSEPEIPILGVPDDAVSVFIQFLYSYRCDEEQLKKYAIHLLALSHVYLVPQLKQRCTRALAEHLTIENVVDVLQLARLCDAPDLHLKCMNMLFKNFSALQETEGWKFVQNHDPFLELQILQSIDESESMKKMTRRRRKERSLYIELSEAMSCLEHICSEGCTGVGPRDMDTSKEKGPCSKFSTCHGLQLLIKHVGGCKKRVKGGCLRCKRMWQLFRLHSSICDNYDECRVPLCRKFKSKEARDGEESDELWRLLVRKVALAKAIMSLPKRKREEEPREVMDYQKLRGLKS; from the exons ATGGAGCTGCATTCAACTCCTCCGGTCCACGGTGGCGCTACCGAAATGCCGGAACCCGATGTCCATGTCGTTACCACCACTGGTTTACTCATTTCCGCACACTCTAAATTTCTg GCTGCTGCGTCGCCGGCGCTGGAGAGCATGATTAATCGCTCCGAACCGGAAATTCCCATACTTGGCGTGCCAGACGACGCCGTTTCCGTGTTCATTCAGTTTCTTTATTCGTACAG aTGTGATGAAGAGCAGCTGAAGAAGTATGCAATTCATTTGCTAGCATTGTCACATGTATACTTGGTGCCACAGCTAAAGCAGAGGTGTACAAGGGCGTTGGCTGAGCATCTCACCATTGAGAATGTGGTGGATGTGCTTCAGCTAGCAAGACTATGCGACGCCCCCGATCTTCACCTTAAGTGCATGAACATGCTCTTCAAAAACTTCAGTGCACTTCAGGAGACCGAAGGCTGGAAGTTCGTACAAAACCACGACCCCTTTCTCGAGCTCCAGATCTTGCAATCCATCGATGAATCTGAGTCG atgaagaagatgacaAGGAGGCGAAGAAAGGAGCGGAGTTTGTATATAGAGCTAAGTGAGGCTATGTCCTGCCTCGAACATATATGCTCCGAGGGGTGCACTGGTGTTGGCCCACGTGATATGGATACGAGCAAAGAAAAGGGGCCTTGTAGCAAGTTCTCGACTTGCCACGGCCTCCAGCTTCTGATCAAGCACGTTGGTGGCTGCAAGAAAAGGGTTAAAGGAGGGTGTTTGCGCTGTAAACGGATGTGGCAGCTCTTTAGGCTGCATTCCTCCATTTGTGACAATTATGATGAATGCAGAGTCCCTCTATGCAG AAAGTTCAAGTCGAAGGAGGCGCGGGACGGGGAAGAAAGTGATGAGCTATGGAGATTGCTTGTGAGGAAGGTAGCATTGGCCAAAGCTATAATGTCTCTCCCaaagaggaagagagaagAGGAGCCAAGAGAAGTGATGGACTATCAAAAATTGAGAGGCttaaaatcatga